From a single Solanum dulcamara chromosome 4, daSolDulc1.2, whole genome shotgun sequence genomic region:
- the LOC129885151 gene encoding E3 ubiquitin-protein ligase PUB24-like has product MENIEVPEYFICPISLQIMKDPITIVTGITYDRDSIERWLSKNPNNNAICPVTKLHVPRDSDLTPNHTLRRLIQAWCVSNGFNVVDRVLTPKPPLSKFYVLNLVLDLSVPKMENIKTLEKLEMLAKENERNKTYMVEVGVHETLVNFLIQCYKKCNTNGLEKALSTLCLIWDFSSCHENKVKNREEMLIDSITWALGLDHDMQNHAMIKNHAMNVLRFIIGKANTSTLDRLKPQLFEKIIRFLRESDSNTTTITQKGVNAALQVMVDTSPSGKNRNLMIQSRAILELIELELNFSSNKKNKELIFGILFNLCSCADGRAQLLSHAAGIALITKRILKVSPIVDEKAILILCLISKYSATSGILQEMLKVESVSKICTVIQADFPSHIKDKAREILRSHFDVWKNSPCVEVATLTRYA; this is encoded by the coding sequence ATGGAAAATATTGAAGTTCCTGAGTATTTCATTTGTCCAATCTCATTACAAATCATGAAAGATCCCATAACGATCGTTACGGGAATCACGTATGATCGTGATAGTATTGAACGTTGGCTTTCCAAAAACCCTAATAATAACGCCATTTGTCCGGTCACGAAGCTACACGTGCCACGAGATTCAGACCTAACACCAAACCATACTCTACGTCGTTTGATTCAAGCGTGGTGTGTATCGAATGGATTCAACGTTGTTGATCGGGTCTTGACTCCGAAGCCTCCGTTAAGCAAATTCTACGTCCTCAATCTCGTGCTTGATCTCTCAGTCCCTAAGATGGAGAATATTAAGACGTTGGAGAAATTGGAGATGTTGGCTAAGGAGAATGAGAGAAACAAGACATACATGGTTGAAGTTGGAGTTCATGAAACCCTAGTTAATTTCTTGATCCAATGTTACAAGAAATGTAACACTAATGGACTTGAAAAAGCCCTTAGTACACTTTGCTTGATTTGGGATTTTTCATCTTGTCATGAAAATAAAGTCAAAAATCGCGAAGAGATGCTAATAGATTCAATAACGTGGGCGTTAGGTCTTGATCACGACATGCAGAACCATGCAATGATCAAGAACCACGCGATGAACGTATTGAGATTTATCATTGGAAAGGCGAATACGAGCACATTGGACAGACTAAAACCCCAATTATTCGAGAAAATAATTAGGTTTTTACGCGAGAGTGATAGTAATACTACAACCATCACGCAAAAAGGGGTTAATGCCGCTTTGCAAGTCATGGTAGACACTAGTCCTTCGGGCAAAAACCGGAACCTGATGATTCAATCAAGGGCAATTTTAGAGCTCATCGAGCTCGAACTCAATTTttcatcaaataaaaaaaacaaagagcTCATTTTTGGGATATTATTCAATTTATGTTCTTGTGCTGATGGGAGGGCACAACTTTTAAGTCATGCTGCTGGAATTGCTCTGATTACAAAGAGGATTTTGAAGGTTTCTCCAATTGTAGATGAAAAAGCCATACTGATCCTTtgtttaatttcaaaatattcagCAACAAGTGGAATTCTTCAAGAAATGTTGAAAGTCGAAAGTGTGTCAAAGATTTGTACTGTAATTCAAGCTGATTTTCCTTCACATATAAAGGATAAAGCAAGGGAAATATTAAGAAGTCATTTTGATGTTTGGAAAAATTCACCTTGTGTTGAAGTTGCCACCTTAACAAGGTATGCTTAA